A single window of uncultured Pseudodesulfovibrio sp. DNA harbors:
- a CDS encoding UvrD-helicase domain-containing protein — translation MERFTADLHIHSRFSRATSKNLTIRSLAAWGRLKGLTVLGTGDFTHPEWLAEIEDQLQDNGHGLFTLRDPGGLESEIPTFDGEIPGRTRFMLQTEISSIYKRGGKVRKVHNLVYMPDLDSVKRFNEKLGEVGNLASDGRPILGLDSRNLIDMVLETHPMAFLVPAHIWTPWFSLFGSKSGFDSIRECFGDYSDEIFAMETGLSSDPEMNWTWSELDRIKLISNSDAHSGEKLGREANLFRGDISYEGIYRALRSEGLGHKFLGTMEFFPEEGKYHMDGHRKCGVSMDPHETIARDGICPVCGKPVTVGVYNRILELSDREEPVQPAGAANFVSMIPLKEILSEVVGVGPTSKKVNLLYMKLLREFGTELDILQRAPVEDLNKFSCHLGEGLSRMREGQVIRKAGFDGEYGTITVFSEKERDEIKNGGTLISMATSDKHPDVGETAKPCKVILRRKAEVASVKYNKEQQTAINAGPGAVLVMAGPGTGKTQTLMGRIGRLIDEGGNPKRILALTFTRRAAQELRDRMKSLRGDTAEMPQAGTLHSLCFDYWRHAYSETPIVVPEAAAKKLFAEVNPEFAGKNLNHYWNKYIMARERLEELPADLAEAHINYGNQKNHWDLVDYTDLLEFMLEQSDAPTFRMPYTDVLVDEVQDLTPLQLAVIKGIAEKSGKGVFCIGDPKQSIYGFRGAAENVEERLKEMWPGIKPVTLLENYRSGQAILDTAASLFPDEPKLHANQDINATIHIFEGPNGLQEATWISDKIKGLIGATSHSISDQEGGGDLAPGDIAVLVRFKALIPILEKALKRAGIPVSTPELEGFWQEPRVASILRAAEQFLGMTLSDSEDVLDVPDHILAKGPVALAAFLNETPPFDQFFWDSRQFKELKKAFDERGGWQGLVNWVSLQTELELVRNSAEKVQIMTLHAAKGLEFDAVFMPACEEGILPFAGMDLLTATVTLTPGRGQRFHEERRLMFVGMTRAKRNLYISRSDQRQLYGKTLNLPPSRYLRELPEHLLTKSTLAAKMVTKEKQLGLLD, via the coding sequence ATGGAAAGATTCACCGCAGACTTGCACATCCACTCCCGTTTTTCTCGCGCCACGAGCAAGAACTTGACCATCCGGAGCCTGGCAGCCTGGGGGCGCCTCAAAGGACTAACAGTCCTGGGTACCGGAGACTTCACCCACCCTGAATGGCTGGCCGAAATCGAAGACCAGCTTCAAGACAACGGGCACGGACTCTTCACCCTGAGAGACCCCGGAGGGCTTGAATCGGAAATCCCGACTTTTGACGGAGAGATTCCCGGCCGCACACGCTTCATGCTCCAAACGGAAATCAGCTCCATCTATAAACGTGGCGGCAAGGTGCGCAAAGTCCACAACCTCGTCTACATGCCGGACCTTGATTCAGTAAAACGATTCAACGAAAAGCTGGGAGAAGTCGGCAATCTGGCCTCGGATGGACGTCCCATCCTCGGGCTGGACAGTCGCAATCTCATTGATATGGTTTTGGAAACCCACCCCATGGCATTCCTTGTTCCGGCCCATATATGGACACCATGGTTTTCATTATTTGGCTCCAAATCCGGCTTTGATTCTATTCGCGAATGCTTCGGTGACTATTCAGATGAAATTTTTGCCATGGAAACAGGCCTGTCCTCAGACCCGGAAATGAACTGGACTTGGTCGGAACTCGACCGCATCAAACTCATTTCAAATTCAGATGCTCACTCTGGAGAAAAGTTAGGACGTGAGGCCAACCTTTTCCGTGGTGATATTTCCTATGAAGGCATCTACCGCGCGCTTAGAAGTGAAGGATTGGGCCACAAATTTCTTGGCACCATGGAATTCTTTCCAGAAGAGGGGAAATACCACATGGACGGCCACCGCAAATGTGGCGTGTCCATGGACCCGCATGAAACCATTGCCCGAGATGGCATTTGTCCTGTTTGCGGCAAACCTGTCACCGTGGGCGTCTACAACAGAATACTGGAATTGTCCGACCGAGAAGAGCCGGTCCAACCCGCAGGTGCGGCCAACTTCGTGTCCATGATTCCGCTCAAAGAAATTCTGTCCGAAGTAGTTGGCGTGGGACCGACTTCCAAAAAAGTCAACCTGCTGTACATGAAACTCCTCCGCGAATTTGGCACTGAACTGGACATTCTTCAACGCGCTCCAGTGGAGGATCTCAATAAATTTTCCTGCCATCTCGGCGAAGGCTTATCCCGAATGCGTGAAGGACAGGTCATTCGCAAGGCCGGCTTTGACGGCGAATACGGCACTATCACAGTATTCTCCGAAAAAGAACGCGATGAAATCAAAAATGGCGGTACTCTTATATCCATGGCTACATCCGACAAGCACCCTGATGTGGGTGAAACAGCCAAACCATGCAAGGTTATCCTCCGACGCAAAGCAGAAGTCGCTTCCGTCAAGTATAACAAGGAACAGCAAACAGCCATCAACGCCGGTCCCGGTGCGGTTCTGGTCATGGCTGGCCCCGGTACCGGAAAAACACAAACCCTCATGGGACGTATTGGCAGACTCATTGACGAAGGGGGGAATCCCAAGCGCATACTCGCTCTGACGTTCACCCGCAGAGCAGCGCAGGAACTCCGCGATCGCATGAAAAGCCTCCGTGGGGACACGGCAGAAATGCCGCAGGCTGGCACCTTGCATTCACTCTGTTTCGACTACTGGCGACACGCGTATTCCGAAACACCCATAGTGGTTCCAGAGGCTGCGGCCAAAAAACTTTTCGCCGAGGTCAACCCCGAATTCGCGGGCAAAAATCTCAACCATTACTGGAATAAATACATCATGGCCCGTGAGCGGTTGGAAGAACTGCCCGCAGACCTTGCCGAGGCGCACATAAATTACGGCAACCAGAAAAACCATTGGGATTTGGTGGACTACACCGACCTGTTGGAATTCATGTTGGAACAATCAGATGCGCCCACTTTCCGTATGCCATACACAGACGTACTGGTGGATGAAGTTCAGGACCTCACCCCCCTGCAACTGGCCGTGATCAAAGGCATTGCCGAGAAATCAGGCAAAGGCGTATTTTGTATCGGCGACCCCAAGCAGTCCATCTACGGATTCCGGGGGGCAGCAGAAAACGTGGAAGAGCGTCTCAAGGAAATGTGGCCAGGCATCAAGCCCGTCACCCTGCTTGAAAACTACCGTTCAGGTCAGGCCATTCTTGATACAGCGGCATCGCTTTTCCCTGATGAACCAAAACTCCACGCCAATCAGGACATCAACGCCACCATTCATATTTTTGAAGGACCAAACGGTCTGCAAGAAGCAACCTGGATCAGTGACAAAATCAAGGGACTGATTGGCGCAACCAGTCATTCCATCTCAGATCAGGAAGGCGGCGGAGACTTGGCCCCCGGCGACATCGCCGTGCTGGTTCGCTTCAAAGCCCTTATTCCCATTCTTGAAAAAGCTCTGAAACGGGCAGGCATCCCGGTATCTACGCCTGAGTTGGAAGGTTTCTGGCAGGAACCACGTGTGGCAAGTATTCTCAGAGCCGCCGAACAGTTCCTGGGCATGACACTTTCCGATTCCGAAGATGTGCTTGATGTGCCGGACCATATCCTCGCCAAAGGCCCAGTAGCCCTCGCCGCATTTCTGAATGAAACCCCGCCATTCGACCAGTTCTTCTGGGACAGTCGACAATTCAAGGAATTAAAAAAGGCTTTTGATGAACGCGGTGGATGGCAAGGGCTGGTCAATTGGGTCAGCCTTCAGACCGAACTGGAGCTGGTACGCAACTCAGCGGAAAAGGTTCAGATAATGACCCTGCATGCAGCCAAGGGGTTGGAATTTGACGCAGTCTTCATGCCTGCCTGTGAAGAAGGCATCCTGCCTTTTGCCGGAATGGACCTGCTGACAGCCACGGTCACACTCACTCCGGGACGCGGTCAACGCTTCCACGAAGAACGCCGTCTCATGTTCGTGGGCATGACACGCGCCAAGCGCAATCTTTATATTAGTCGATCCGACCAACGACAATTGTATGGGAAGACCCTGAACCTGCCGCCGTCTCGATATTTGCGGGAACTGCCTGAGCACCTTCTGACGAAATCCACCTTGGCTGCCAAGATGGTGACCAAAGAAAAACAGCTCGGGTTACTCGATTAG
- a CDS encoding pyridoxal phosphate-dependent aminotransferase, with product MSISKRCSDLTPFLVMEILEAAQAMERNGESIIHMEVGEPDFDTPDCVKRASCEALEKGHTHYTHSLGLIELREAICDDYLDRYDVAISSANIAITQGTSPAMLALFSAILEDGDQVITSDPCYACYDNFISFAGAEPVKIPVCEDDAFQYRVSAIREALKANKKIKAILINSPANPTGTLLSKERMQAIAELAEEYNLWIISDEIYHGLVYEGNEHSILEFTDRAFVLNGFSKLYAMTGWRLGYLIAPPEFMRTLQTACQNFFISANSMAQWGGVAALKEGALDVERMKTTYNKRRLYILERLTGMGFDIKHPPTGAFYVLVNMRHLAAKFDGSSLKLAYDILEKAKIGVTPGIDFGEGAEGFIRFSYATSMDNIKEGMDRLEQYLKNNN from the coding sequence ATGAGTATTTCAAAACGCTGTAGCGACCTGACCCCGTTTCTGGTCATGGAAATCCTTGAGGCCGCTCAGGCCATGGAGCGTAACGGTGAATCCATCATCCACATGGAAGTCGGCGAGCCAGACTTCGATACACCGGACTGCGTCAAGCGCGCATCCTGCGAAGCTCTGGAAAAAGGGCACACCCACTACACCCATTCATTAGGGCTCATCGAACTGCGCGAAGCGATCTGCGATGACTATCTCGACCGATACGATGTTGCGATTTCCTCGGCGAATATCGCAATTACACAAGGCACCAGCCCTGCCATGCTCGCCCTGTTCTCAGCGATTCTCGAAGATGGCGATCAGGTCATCACCAGTGATCCGTGCTACGCCTGCTACGACAATTTCATCAGCTTTGCCGGAGCTGAACCTGTCAAAATCCCTGTGTGCGAAGACGACGCCTTCCAATACCGCGTATCCGCCATTCGCGAAGCACTCAAGGCCAACAAGAAGATCAAGGCCATTCTTATTAATTCTCCGGCCAATCCAACCGGTACCCTGCTCTCCAAGGAACGTATGCAGGCCATTGCCGAACTGGCTGAAGAATATAATCTCTGGATCATATCCGACGAAATTTACCACGGTCTGGTTTACGAAGGGAACGAGCATTCCATTCTTGAATTCACTGACCGAGCCTTTGTCCTGAACGGATTCTCCAAGCTCTACGCCATGACTGGCTGGCGGCTTGGCTATCTCATTGCCCCGCCCGAATTCATGCGCACCTTACAGACCGCGTGCCAGAACTTCTTCATCTCCGCCAACAGCATGGCGCAATGGGGTGGCGTGGCCGCACTCAAGGAAGGTGCACTTGATGTGGAACGCATGAAAACGACCTACAACAAACGCCGCCTGTACATTCTCGAACGCCTGACCGGCATGGGCTTTGACATCAAGCACCCACCGACCGGTGCATTTTATGTGCTCGTGAACATGCGGCACCTGGCCGCAAAATTCGACGGCAGTTCACTCAAACTGGCCTACGATATCCTGGAAAAAGCAAAGATAGGCGTCACGCCCGGAATCGATTTCGGTGAAGGAGCAGAAGGGTTCATTCGCTTCTCCTACGCAACATCCATGGACAATATCAAAGAAGGTATGGACCGACTCGAACAGTATCTCAAAAACAACAACTAA
- a CDS encoding late competence development ComFB family protein gives MQQKSLIINGVDVTNIINRNESRVAELIPELIQEYYPDFIFEDLDIQDIYALTLNLIPAGYAQTGSIVLSNRLSDFEINSKIRIAIERVLDNPTRVTD, from the coding sequence ATGCAGCAGAAATCACTGATTATCAATGGCGTAGATGTTACTAATATCATTAATCGAAATGAAAGCCGCGTGGCAGAACTTATTCCGGAACTGATTCAGGAATACTATCCCGATTTCATTTTCGAAGATCTCGATATTCAGGATATTTATGCGCTCACCCTGAATCTCATCCCCGCTGGCTACGCCCAGACTGGATCAATCGTTCTGTCCAACCGATTGTCGGATTTTGAAATAAATTCAAAAATCCGCATCGCCATCGAACGAGTCCTCGACAATCCCACCCGCGTGACTGACTAG
- a CDS encoding efflux RND transporter permease subunit: protein MDIVGTAIRKPVAVLVGVIMVSMFGVVALLGLPYQLSPNVTEPVITVTTTWNGATPYEMERDVVEEQEKVLKGIPGLIKMESSNYNSLSELTLTFEIGTEIDRALLRVSNKLDEVPDYPDDVDRPIISATGASTSPVIWMLLKGLPDNTDDVTTYMTFFENEVRQYIERVPGVADLFMGGGREDEMHIIVDPAKLASYNLTATELISVLQSENVSVSAGTLGVGRRDYRIRTPAEFKSIEDIESVVISSSGQFRVTLGDVATVSKGNEKPVTVMLQRGVSGIAVGVKPEPGTNILSMTNAVEEVVQELNDGVLAEKGVYLDWVYDQRPYIEGAIDLVQRNILIGSILAIIVLFVFLQSFSSTIIVAVSIPVSIVGAFIMFAAAGRSLNIVSMAGISFAVGMLVDNAIVVLENVDRHRRMGKNAFKAAYDGASEVWGAVLASTLTTVAVFLPVVFMEQEAGQLFKDIAIAVTCAIALSLFVSVLVIPMLANQFYRIAEKKSAKRGDSPRKPAGLSIAKKILAPLTQLGGKFADFIIMLLRMAINTWKSRVITVVGLTMVSVLIVWTMFPKMEYLPQGNRNFVISILIPPPGLSYAERYDIGQYVFDQVDPYFDKRVGDVPGIESMFFVSHPTINLFGAVSTEEQNAAGLIPLFMRVLNSIPGMFGVALQSSIFEQGIGEGRVINVDFSGDNLQQLVGAAGTMFGMTMQAIQGAQVRPIPSLELLYPEVRFHPYRDRVRAAGLTSSDLGKAVDVILDGRKIGDYKEEGKKKIDLVLKASKDEIATPEELYSQLVATPKGWAVPLSSLASIENTYGVTQIRHLERKRTITLQVTPPTDMPLQSAMEIIQQKLIPAVEQTGMMEGVHVQLSGAADKLTVTRDALQWNFILAIIITYLLMSALFENFIYPLIILFTVPLAGAGGFLGLRLENIFIAPQALDILTMLGFVILIGVVVNNAILIVHQSLGNIREHGMEHKEAVIEATRTRLRPIYMSATTSIFGMLPLAVAPGPGSELYRGLGAVVLGGLAMSTVFTVFVIPALLMFVIGMEKPGSEINAE from the coding sequence GTGGATATTGTCGGAACCGCTATACGAAAACCCGTTGCCGTCCTTGTGGGCGTTATTATGGTCAGCATGTTTGGTGTGGTGGCCCTGCTTGGGCTGCCCTATCAGTTGTCGCCCAACGTGACCGAGCCTGTAATTACCGTCACCACCACTTGGAATGGTGCTACGCCCTACGAGATGGAGCGTGATGTTGTCGAAGAACAGGAAAAAGTACTCAAGGGTATTCCTGGTCTTATCAAAATGGAGAGTTCCAACTATAACTCTTTGTCTGAGCTGACTTTAACATTTGAAATTGGCACTGAGATCGACCGTGCTCTTTTGCGTGTGTCCAACAAGCTCGACGAAGTGCCGGACTACCCGGACGATGTGGATCGGCCTATTATTTCGGCCACGGGTGCGTCTACATCACCTGTTATTTGGATGCTCCTCAAAGGGCTGCCGGATAACACTGACGATGTCACAACATATATGACTTTCTTTGAGAACGAGGTTCGTCAGTACATCGAGCGTGTGCCTGGTGTAGCAGATCTGTTTATGGGCGGTGGGCGCGAGGATGAAATGCACATCATCGTGGATCCTGCCAAACTTGCTTCCTACAACCTGACGGCCACTGAGCTTATCAGTGTGTTGCAAAGTGAAAACGTATCCGTGTCCGCAGGTACCCTTGGTGTCGGGCGCCGCGATTATCGTATTCGTACGCCAGCCGAGTTCAAGTCCATTGAAGATATCGAGTCCGTGGTTATCTCTTCCTCCGGGCAGTTTCGCGTCACGCTTGGTGATGTCGCAACTGTCTCCAAAGGAAATGAAAAGCCTGTTACTGTCATGTTGCAGCGAGGTGTTTCCGGCATTGCCGTGGGCGTTAAGCCAGAGCCGGGGACCAATATTTTGTCCATGACGAATGCGGTGGAAGAGGTCGTTCAGGAACTCAACGACGGTGTGTTGGCTGAAAAAGGTGTGTATCTTGATTGGGTCTATGACCAGCGTCCGTACATTGAGGGCGCCATTGATCTCGTGCAGCGCAATATCCTTATCGGTTCCATTTTGGCTATCATTGTTCTGTTCGTTTTTCTGCAATCATTCAGTTCAACCATTATTGTGGCTGTGTCCATTCCTGTGTCGATTGTCGGCGCGTTCATTATGTTTGCAGCGGCTGGTCGTTCCCTCAATATCGTTTCCATGGCGGGCATCTCGTTCGCTGTTGGCATGCTCGTGGATAATGCCATTGTTGTTCTTGAAAATGTCGATCGACATCGACGAATGGGGAAAAACGCTTTCAAGGCAGCTTATGACGGGGCCAGTGAGGTTTGGGGCGCGGTTCTTGCCTCGACATTGACCACCGTAGCTGTGTTCCTTCCTGTTGTATTTATGGAACAGGAAGCTGGACAGCTCTTCAAGGATATCGCCATTGCCGTCACCTGCGCCATTGCTTTGTCGCTCTTTGTGTCAGTGTTGGTTATCCCTATGCTTGCCAATCAGTTCTATCGTATTGCCGAGAAGAAAAGTGCCAAGCGAGGTGACAGTCCGAGAAAGCCGGCAGGCCTTTCCATAGCGAAAAAGATTCTTGCGCCGCTCACTCAATTGGGTGGAAAATTTGCTGACTTTATCATCATGCTTTTGCGTATGGCGATTAATACCTGGAAAAGTCGTGTCATCACCGTTGTCGGATTAACCATGGTATCTGTCCTTATTGTCTGGACGATGTTTCCGAAGATGGAATATCTGCCGCAGGGTAACCGTAACTTCGTGATCTCGATTTTGATTCCACCGCCGGGCCTGTCGTATGCGGAACGCTATGACATCGGGCAGTATGTCTTCGATCAGGTGGATCCGTACTTTGACAAACGTGTCGGCGATGTCCCTGGAATTGAGAGCATGTTTTTTGTCTCTCATCCTACGATTAACCTTTTTGGTGCCGTATCGACCGAAGAACAGAACGCTGCCGGGTTGATTCCGCTCTTTATGCGGGTGTTAAATTCCATACCCGGTATGTTCGGCGTAGCTCTCCAGTCTTCTATTTTCGAGCAAGGCATTGGTGAGGGCCGTGTTATCAACGTGGATTTCTCAGGCGACAATTTGCAACAGCTTGTGGGTGCCGCTGGAACTATGTTTGGCATGACCATGCAGGCTATTCAAGGCGCGCAGGTGCGGCCTATTCCGTCGTTGGAATTGCTGTATCCTGAGGTGCGTTTCCATCCGTATCGCGACCGGGTTCGTGCCGCCGGTTTGACTTCCAGCGACTTGGGTAAGGCCGTTGACGTTATCCTCGATGGTCGAAAGATCGGTGATTATAAGGAAGAAGGCAAAAAGAAGATTGATTTGGTGCTCAAGGCATCCAAGGATGAAATAGCTACGCCCGAAGAACTCTATTCTCAATTAGTGGCAACGCCTAAAGGATGGGCTGTGCCGCTTTCTTCCCTTGCCTCTATCGAGAATACCTATGGTGTGACACAGATTCGACATCTTGAGCGCAAACGGACCATCACGCTACAGGTCACGCCTCCAACGGATATGCCTTTGCAGTCCGCTATGGAAATTATTCAGCAGAAGCTTATTCCTGCTGTGGAGCAAACCGGCATGATGGAAGGGGTGCACGTTCAATTGTCCGGTGCGGCAGACAAGCTCACCGTGACTCGTGATGCTTTGCAATGGAACTTTATTCTCGCGATTATCATCACGTACCTGTTGATGTCCGCGCTCTTTGAAAACTTCATTTATCCGCTTATCATTCTCTTCACCGTCCCCTTGGCCGGTGCGGGCGGGTTCCTTGGTCTGCGATTGGAGAATATCTTCATTGCTCCGCAGGCTCTCGATATCCTGACGATGCTCGGATTCGTTATTCTCATTGGCGTTGTCGTCAATAATGCCATTCTCATCGTGCACCAATCGCTTGGTAATATTCGAGAGCATGGCATGGAGCACAAGGAAGCGGTTATTGAGGCCACACGCACTCGCCTGCGGCCTATCTATATGTCTGCAACAACGTCCATCTTCGGTATGCTCCCGCTTGCCGTGGCCCCTGGTCCCGGTTCTGAGTTATACCGAGGACTTGGCGCGGTTGTGCTTGGCGGGTTGGCTATGTCCACTGTCTTTACCGTGTTTGTCATTCCCGCATTGCTCATGTTCGTTATCGGTATGGAAAAGCCGGGGAGTGAAATAAACGCAGAATAA
- a CDS encoding HAMP domain-containing sensor histidine kinase, whose amino-acid sequence MAWSTILACILIFLGALVMLRSIIYHKSLMLTVHDSIAGFSKWTSSLVKIHMAFMVFFFFAYITVIFIFIGHFDVVNHLFIALVFFFGAVFVYIGIVIQRKAFDLLSNSNKELREHARKLEKNQGKLIRLNDNLKTEIEQKEMAQEAEQLKSDFLSQVSHELRTPLTSIFGFTKLIEKDFDVISSENIISEPCVKRENRIRKNISIISYECSRLTRMINNVLDLAKIESGQATWNDEPTSLEDVIQSSVTAVEGLILEKPSVTMIIGPHAPLPSMCLDADLITQVLVNLLSNAIKFTDTGEIVITASMDDKHVKIAVSDEGVGMTPENLVRIFDKYYVAKKGNTLSSSQLGTGLGLPICKQIVEHYHGEILAESVLGEGSRFYVVLPLSIRVK is encoded by the coding sequence ATGGCGTGGAGCACAATACTGGCGTGCATTTTGATTTTCTTAGGTGCACTGGTGATGCTGCGAAGCATAATTTATCATAAGAGTTTGATGCTCACCGTTCACGATTCGATAGCAGGGTTCTCAAAATGGACCTCGAGCTTGGTAAAAATCCATATGGCCTTTATGGTCTTTTTCTTTTTTGCATATATAACCGTTATCTTTATTTTTATTGGCCATTTCGATGTCGTAAATCATCTGTTTATTGCTCTTGTTTTCTTTTTTGGTGCAGTTTTTGTCTATATTGGAATTGTTATTCAGCGAAAGGCTTTTGACCTATTGAGCAATTCCAATAAAGAATTGCGAGAACATGCTAGAAAGCTTGAAAAGAATCAGGGGAAATTGATCAGACTTAACGATAATCTAAAGACGGAAATTGAACAAAAAGAAATGGCGCAGGAGGCGGAGCAACTGAAGTCTGATTTTCTCTCGCAAGTATCTCATGAATTGCGAACGCCACTTACCTCTATTTTTGGTTTTACTAAGCTTATAGAAAAAGATTTTGATGTGATCAGTTCAGAAAATATTATTTCAGAACCCTGTGTTAAAAGAGAGAATCGGATTCGGAAGAATATTTCCATTATTTCATACGAGTGCAGCAGACTGACCCGAATGATTAACAATGTACTTGATCTTGCCAAGATTGAATCGGGTCAGGCTACATGGAACGATGAACCTACCTCGTTGGAAGATGTGATTCAATCATCGGTAACGGCGGTAGAGGGTCTTATTCTTGAAAAGCCTTCCGTGACGATGATTATCGGTCCACATGCGCCACTTCCTTCAATGTGTTTGGATGCGGATTTGATTACACAAGTTCTTGTCAATCTTTTGAGTAACGCAATTAAATTTACGGATACAGGCGAAATTGTCATTACCGCTTCAATGGATGATAAACATGTGAAAATTGCCGTCAGTGATGAAGGTGTTGGTATGACTCCAGAAAATCTTGTCCGAATATTTGACAAATACTATGTCGCGAAAAAAGGGAATACTCTTAGTTCTTCCCAACTAGGAACAGGCTTGGGGCTTCCGATTTGCAAGCAAATAGTAGAACATTATCATGGAGAGATTTTGGCGGAATCTGTGCTGGGCGAAGGAAGTCGTTTTTATGTCGTTCTTCCTCTCAGCATCAGAGTGAAATAG
- a CDS encoding efflux RND transporter periplasmic adaptor subunit — protein MKKALSLLVVFSLAVLLAAPALAQKSGERPPSPVVTGKVTTGDMAPQNEFIGTVYFTEISNVAAEVDGKLVDLKVQEGQRVKKGDPLVILSSDILNRTIANARALLEQSKAEAELAKRENTRTTQLYKSATVAEGEYDSKRLAALSAEKKMIAAQAILNRLYVEREKKTIRAPYEGVVLERKVFRGEWVSKGTVVTLIARDDEFDVVVNAPREAFGVVKPGLKVVIHTAGKELPGEVFAVIPKGDVTTRTFPVKIRVKNDGSLAEGMEARVSLPKGVGGKTLIVPRDAIISARGQLVVWCVIDGKAVPMPVFVVGYRGLSAGVKSKTLKEGMDVVVKGNERLQPQQPVAAQPMQQQ, from the coding sequence ATGAAAAAAGCACTGTCTCTTCTCGTTGTGTTCAGCCTTGCGGTGTTGCTTGCCGCTCCGGCCCTTGCCCAGAAATCTGGTGAAAGACCTCCATCTCCCGTTGTTACCGGAAAGGTGACGACTGGGGACATGGCCCCACAAAATGAATTTATTGGTACGGTATATTTCACTGAAATTTCCAATGTCGCTGCTGAGGTGGACGGCAAGCTGGTGGACCTGAAAGTTCAGGAAGGTCAGCGAGTGAAAAAGGGCGATCCGCTTGTGATCCTGTCTTCGGATATTTTGAATCGAACCATCGCTAATGCCAGAGCGCTGTTGGAACAGTCCAAGGCAGAGGCTGAGTTGGCCAAACGGGAAAATACTCGGACGACACAGCTTTATAAAAGTGCCACGGTTGCAGAAGGGGAATATGATTCCAAGCGATTGGCCGCTTTATCTGCTGAAAAGAAGATGATTGCTGCTCAGGCTATTCTTAATAGATTGTATGTCGAACGGGAAAAGAAGACCATTCGTGCCCCGTATGAAGGTGTCGTGCTTGAACGCAAGGTTTTTCGTGGTGAATGGGTTTCCAAGGGGACTGTCGTCACCTTGATAGCCCGTGACGACGAATTTGACGTTGTGGTTAATGCCCCGCGTGAAGCGTTTGGCGTGGTTAAGCCCGGTCTCAAAGTTGTTATTCATACTGCAGGCAAGGAATTGCCGGGTGAAGTGTTCGCCGTCATTCCCAAGGGTGATGTGACCACTCGTACGTTCCCGGTCAAAATTCGTGTCAAGAATGATGGTTCTTTGGCCGAAGGCATGGAGGCTCGTGTCAGTCTGCCCAAGGGCGTTGGCGGCAAGACTCTTATCGTGCCTCGTGACGCGATTATTTCCGCTCGCGGTCAATTGGTTGTCTGGTGCGTGATTGACGGGAAGGCTGTTCCTATGCCGGTATTTGTAGTCGGGTATCGCGGTCTGAGTGCTGGAGTGAAGTCCAAGACGCTTAAAGAGGGCATGGACGTGGTCGTCAAAGGCAATGAACGGCTCCAGCCGCAGCAGCCTGTGGCCGCACAACCCATGCAGCAGCAGTAG
- a CDS encoding MarR family transcriptional regulator — protein MTAKLFEAGLDITVEQWRALIPSYKHDGLTQGQLCEIMSQEKTGVSRLVSALEKRGLLRREPSKEDRRVKFLFITEAGRTLMEASFDPILEVLVNTVKDIDPAELAICQKVLWQIITSPDREENIFRNAECCR, from the coding sequence ATGACCGCGAAATTGTTTGAGGCTGGCCTCGACATTACCGTGGAGCAATGGCGCGCATTGATTCCTTCCTACAAGCATGATGGGCTGACTCAAGGTCAGCTGTGCGAAATTATGTCTCAGGAAAAGACAGGTGTCAGCCGGTTGGTATCTGCGCTTGAGAAGCGTGGCCTGTTACGTCGTGAACCCAGCAAGGAAGATCGGCGGGTCAAATTTCTTTTTATTACGGAAGCTGGCCGAACTTTGATGGAAGCATCTTTTGATCCGATTTTAGAAGTTCTTGTCAATACTGTAAAAGATATTGATCCTGCAGAACTTGCCATATGTCAGAAGGTTTTGTGGCAGATTATCACTTCTCCTGACAGGGAAGAAAATATTTTTCGAAATGCAGAATGTTGTCGTTGA
- a CDS encoding peptidylprolyl isomerase yields the protein MAAQKGSTVKVHYTGTLKADGSQFDSSEGREPLEFKLGEGMVIAGFEKAVIGKNVGDSMTVEIPPDEGYGTPNEELVFQVRKEQLPPNVELEEGIMLEIRTEDDHPAYVRVTAFDEEMVTLDGNHPLAGETLIFDIELVEVA from the coding sequence ATGGCAGCCCAGAAAGGCAGCACTGTCAAAGTCCATTACACCGGTACCCTCAAGGCTGACGGCAGCCAGTTCGATTCCAGTGAGGGCCGCGAGCCTCTCGAGTTCAAACTGGGTGAAGGCATGGTTATCGCCGGTTTTGAAAAAGCCGTCATCGGCAAGAACGTCGGCGACTCCATGACCGTGGAAATTCCGCCTGATGAAGGCTACGGCACTCCCAATGAGGAACTGGTCTTCCAGGTCCGCAAGGAACAACTTCCCCCGAACGTTGAGTTGGAAGAAGGCATCATGCTGGAAATCCGCACCGAGGACGATCACCCCGCATACGTGCGCGTCACCGCGTTCGACGAAGAGATGGTTACGCTTGACGGCAATCACCCCTTGGCGGGAGAGACCCTGATTTTTGACATTGAACTCGTGGAAGTTGCGTAA